CGGGAAAATTCGAGGGGGGATTTCAGGAAGGCTTTTTTGAGGGACTTGCCGTCGAAGCTGTAGTAACCGCCGCCTTGCTTGCTGGCTGGGTCTTCGAACCAAACGGACTGGTAAGTCGTGCCGCGGTTGGTGAATTCACCGGCCAGGATGCGGCCCGCTCGGACAAATTCGCCATCTTGCCAGAATGTTTCGTAGACCACATTAAACGAGTCGCCGCGTTTCAGGTCGGAACGGAAGTCGATATTGGTGGAGAACATTTCCACGATTTGCGCGGAAATCGAGTCTGGCAGGCGGGTACCGTCCAAGCTGGAGTCGGTGGCGGCGAACAGGGTGGAAGTGATCTTGCGCGCGTGCATTTCAACGCGGCGTTCCAGCTGGGCTGCCACTTCCGTGGCCACGAACTTGTCGCCCTTGCGGGTGATCAGGATGTTCTTGACCGATTTGTCGGTGCCGTCAACGAGGGTGGCGCGCATCCAGTTGAGGTCGCCGTTTTCGGTCGTTTGCGCTTGCACGCGCTTGCCTGATTTCAGCAACATCACGCCGCGCGCGATCTTGTCGGTTTTGATGAAATTGGCCGCCGCCGGATCATCCACGCCGAGACGGGTCAGCAGGGTGGCGAGGGTATCGCCAGCGCGGACTTTTTCTTCGTGGGTGAAATTCTGGTCTACCTGTTCCATCGCGGAAATTTGCGAGGCGAGATCAGGCATTTCCAGGTTCTGGGCGATGGACGTGACCGGCAAGTCCGATGCGTCGGGCGCCATGGGCGACACAGCGACCGCGCCGAAGGCGGCCACGGCGAGCAGCACCGCGGATGCGCCAATAATGCGCGCCTTGCGTGTCGTCGTCAGCTGTGTGTACAAGCTTGAGCCTGTGATTTTATGTATAGGGTTCATGCAATCAGTTAAAATTTGCCCTTGAACGATACCTGAACTAGTGCTCTTTGTTATTGTTATTTTGGTTCGTTTTCATACGGCAAGATTGATGGGATCGAGCATTATAGCAAACTCCGCAAACCTACCACCATTTTGAGATTTATAGTCAAATTTTATGGAAATCAACACCACCGCATCGCCTACAAAGGCTAACGCCGCTCAGACCGCGCTTCCACTGTCGGACAGAGTACAAGAAGCCCTCGCGATTACCAAGCGTGGCGTCGACGAACTCTTGATCGAAAGCGAATTTGCGCAAAAATTAGCGCGCTCCGAGAAAACTGGTGTTCCACTGCGCATCAAACTGGGCCTGGACCCGACTGCACCCGACTTGCATCTGGGCCACACTGTCGTGCTGAACAAGATGCGCCAGCTGCAAAACCTCGGCCATCAAGTCATTTTCCTCATCGGCGATTTTACTTCCATGATCGGCGACCCTTCGGGCCGCAACGTCACGCGCCCGCCGCTGACCAAGGAACAGATCGAGATTAACGCGATGACGTATTTCGCGCAAGCATCTTTAGTGCTGGATGCCAGCAAGACGGAAATCCGCTATAACTCCGAGTGGTGCGATCCGCTGGGCGCGCGCGGCATCATCCAGCTCGCTTCCCACTACACGGTGGCGCGCATGATCGAGCGCGACGACTTCACCAAGCGCTTCCAGGGCGGCATTCCGATTTCCGTGCATGAATTCCTGTACCCGCTGATGCAAGGCTACGACTCGGTGGCCCTGAAATCGGACCTGGAACTGGGCGGCACGGACCAGAAGTTCAACCTGCTGGTGGGCCGCGAACTGCAAAAGCAGTACGGACAGGAGCAGCAGTGTATTTTGACCATGCCGCTGCTGGAAGGTTTGGACGGCGTGGAAAAAATGTCCAAGTCGAAGAATAACTACATCGGCATCACGGAACCGGGCAACACCATGTTCGCCAAGCTGATGAGCATTTCCGACGTCATGATGTGGCGCTACTACGAGCTGCTGTCGTGGCGCTCGATCGCCGAACTGGCCCAGCTGAAGCGCGAAGTCGAGGAAGGGCGCAATCCGCGCGACGCCAAGGTTGCGCTGGCGCAAGAAATCGTCGCCCGTTTCCACTCGCAGCAGGCGGCCGAAGATGCGCTGGCCGACTTCGTCAACCGCTCGAAGGGCGGCATTCCTGAGGATATCCCGGCAGTAACCCTGGCCGGCGCCCCGCTGGGCATTCCGCAATTGCTGAAACAGGCGGGCCTGTGCCCGTCGACATCGGAAGCCATGCGCAAGATCGACCAGGGCGGCGTGCGTATCGACGGCACCGTCATCAGCGACAAGGGCCTGCAAGTGGCGGCCGGCGAATTCGTGTTGCAAGTTGGCAAGCGCAGTTTCGCGCGCGTCACCTTGACGGCATGATCGCGCTGCTGCAGAGAGTCACGCAGGCGAAAGTCGACGTCGGCGGCGCCACCGTCGGCGCCATCGACGCCGGCCTGATGGTGCTCGTGTGCGCGGAGCGGGGCGATACGGAAAAGGAAGCGGACGCCCTGCTGACCAAACTGCTCGGCTATCGCGTGTTTGCCGACGAAGCGGGCAAGATGAACCGCAGCGTGACGGACGTGGCCGGCGGCTTGCTGCTGGTGCCGCAGTTCACCCTGGCGGCCGATACCAAGTCCGGCACGCGCCCGTCGTTTACGCCGGCGGCCGCGCCGCAGGACGGCTTGCGCCTGTTCACGCATTTCGTGGATCAGGCGCGCAGCCGCCATGCGACCGTGCAAACGGGGCAGTTCGGTGCCGACATGCAGGTGTCGCTCACCAATGACGGACCTGTCACATTCTGGCTGCAGGTGAACGCTAAATAAGCGTCAAACAATAACTATAAAGAGGAGCAAGCGATGAAATTGTGGAGCGAGACGTTTCGTGATGGCGGCCTGATGCCGGCCGACTATGCCTTTGCCGAGATCGATCCGGCCAGCCGCGTGCGCCTCGCCGGCAACCGCAATCCCCATCTGGCCTGGGACGAGGTGCCCAACGGCACCGAGTCGCTGGCCCTGTTCTGCATCGATTCCGATGCGCCGCAAGACGCCCGCCTGGCCAACCGCGACGACCAGTCCCTGCCGCTGACGGCGCTGCGCGGCGACTTTTATCACTGGAGTTTGCTCGACTTGCCGCCCGCCATGCGTTCTATTGCCGCCGGCGAATTTTCCAGCGGCATCACGCCGCGCGGCAAGGCTGCAGGTACTGGACTGCGCCAGGGCATCAACGACTACACGGGCTGGTTTGCCGGCGATGCCGCCATGGCCGGCGATTATTACGGCTATGATGGCCCGTGCCCGCCGTGGAATGACGAGCGCATCCACCACTATATTTTCCGCCTGTATGCGCTCGACGTGCCGCAGCTGGCTTTGCCTGAGCGTTTCACGGGACAGCAAGCCCATGCCGCGCTCTACGGCCACATCCTCGACGAAGCCCAGCTCGTCGTCGCCTATTCGCTCAATCCCGAGTTGGCACTTACTCTGAAGAAATAACGCATGAGCACCACGATTTTATTGATACGCCATGGCGAGACGGCCTGGAATGCGGGCCGCCGCCTGCAGGGCCATATCGACATCGCCTTGAACGAGGCGGGCCTGGCGCAAGCGGCCGCGCTGGGGCAGGCGCTGGCCGACGAAGCACTGGCCGCCATCATCGCCAGCGATCTGCAGCGCGCGCAGCAGACGGCGCAAGCCGTGGCCGACGTGAACAAGCTGCCCGTGCAGACGGATACCTTGCTGCGCGAGCGCTGCTATGGCGCTTTCGAAGGCTTGCTGTATGCGGACATCGCCGCGCGTTATCCGCACGAGTATGCGCAATGGCAATCGCGCCAGATCGACGCCGTGATGCCGTCGGGCGAGCGCGACGCGGAGAGCTTCCGCCAGTTTTACGCACGCGCGAATGGCGCCATCGCCCGCTGGGCCGAACGCTATGACGGCCAGACGATCGCCATCGTGGCGCACGGCGGCGTGCTCGAGTGCGCTTACCGCGAGGCGGTCGGCATGACGCTCGACAGTCCGCGCGACTTCCAGGTCAAAAATGCCAGCGTCAACCGCTTCTCGTATGCGGACGGCAAGCTGCATTTAGTGCACTGGGGAAATATCGAGCACCTGAGCGCGCCCGCGATGGACGAGCTGGGGTAAGAGTGCCCTAAGCGACGGCGCCATCCTCACTCTGACGCACTGATCCAAAAAAATAGTGCTTATTAAATAGGCAGGGAATCGGTTAAAATAGCAGGTTCCTCCGTCCATTCCAGGTTCTTCAGTGCAAATCGGCCCTCACATTCTGCGCAACAATGTTTTCGTCGCTCCCATGGCGGGCGTGACGGATCGGCCTTTCCGCCAGTTGTGCAAGCAGCTGGGTGCCGGCTATGCCGTGTCGGAGATGGCGGCGTCGAATCCGCGCCTGTGGGCAACGGAAAAAAGCGCGCGCCGCACGGATCACGACGGCGAAATGGAGCCGAAAGCCGTGCAGATCGCCGGCGCCGATCCGCAGGACCTGGCCGACTGCGCCAGGTTCAATGTGGACCGAGGCGCGCAGATCATCGACATCAACATGGGCTGCCCCGTCAAAAAGGTGTGCAACAGCTGGTGCGGTTCGGCCCTGCTGCAAGATGAAAGCCTGGTCGAAAAGATCCTGCACGCCGTCGTCAATGCCGTCGACGTGCCGGTCACCCTGAAATTTCGCACGGGCTGGAACCGTTCCAACAAGAATGCCCTGACCATCGCCCGCATTGCCGAGCAAGCGGGCATCCAGATGCTGACCCTGCACGGCCGTACGCGTGCCGATGGCTACAAGGGCGATGCCGAATATGAAACGATTGCCGCCGTGAAAGCATCGGTGGGCATTCCCGTGGTGGCCAACGGCGACATTACCAGTCCGGAAAAGGCCCGTTTTGTGCTGGATCAAACGGGCGCCGATGCCGTCATGATCGGCCGCGCGGCACAGGGCCGGCCGTGGATTTGCCGCGAGATCGACCATTTCCTGCGCACCGGCACCTTGTTGCCGGCGCCGTACGTGGATGAAGTGCGGACCTTGATGGACGAGCATTTGCGCGCCCATTATGCGTTTTATGGCGAGTTCCTCGGCGTGCGCACGGCGCGCAAGCACATCGGCTGGTACGTCAAGGATCTGGAAGGCGGCGAAGCGTTCCGTCAGGAAATGAACTTGCTGGAGTCGACGGATGCGCAGTTGCTGGCCGTCGATCAATTTTTTGAGTCGCAATGGAAATTTGGCGAACGGTTACAATACCGCCTCGCCGAATCCAGTGAAAGTGGCCTGATCGATACGATCAAACCTGCGGCCACGGCAGCATGAGCAGATAGCAACAAGCAGGGTAAATCAGTTAGCAGCAGTACAAGGGCGAACGCCTATACAGAGCGTCATGCAATATTAATTACAACACCGAGGCAAGAGGGCAGCACGCGGACCGCATGAGCGGCGCGGCGCCGGATGGCCAGGTGTTCAGCCGGTTGAAGCATAAAAATGAGCAAAGAAAGCATTCAGGAAGTCGTACAGAAAAGTCTAGAAGATTACTTCAATGACCTGGGCGAACAGCAAGCATCGAATATCTACGACATGGTCGTGCTGACCGTGGAAAAGCCCATCCTGGAAGTCGTGATGACACGCGCCGATGGCAACCAGTCGCACGCCGCGCAGATGCTGGGCATCAACCGCAATACCCTGCGCAAGAAATTGCAGGAGCACGGTTTGCTGTAATGCCGGCATGCAAGTGACGCCAAGATTTGAATCCGCCGCAGCGGGCCCGGCCTGATAGCTGATTGCTGCGCCATTCGCCAAGAACACTTAACCACCTAGCCACAGCCATGATCAAACAAGCTCTCCTCTCCGTTTCCGACAAGACCGGCGTTCTCGACTTCGCCCGCGCCCTGTCCGCCCTCGGCGTCAACCTCCTGTCCACCGGCGGCACCGCCAAATTGCTGGCAGACAACGGTGTTCCTGTCACGGAAGTTGCCGATTACACGGGTTTCCCGGAGATGCTCGATGGCCGTGTGAAGACCCTGCACCCGAAAGTGCACGGCGGTATCCTGGCGCGCCGCGATTTCCCTGAGCACATGTCGAAACTGGTCGAGCACGACATGCCGACCATCGACATGGTGGTGGTCAACCTGTACCCGTTCCAGGGCACGGTCGCCAAGGCTGATTGCACGCTGGAAGACGCGATCGAAAACATCGATATCGGCGGCCCGACCATGCTGCGTTCGGCAGCCAAGAACCACAAGGATGTGGTCGTCATCTGCGACCCGACCGACTACGACGCGGTGCTGGCGGAAATGCGCTCGGCCGATGGCCAGGCCGGCGACGTCAGCTATGACACCAAGTTCATGCTGGCGAAAAAAG
This window of the Janthinobacterium agaricidamnosum genome carries:
- a CDS encoding M23 family metallopeptidase translates to MNPIHKITGSSLYTQLTTTRKARIIGASAVLLAVAAFGAVAVSPMAPDASDLPVTSIAQNLEMPDLASQISAMEQVDQNFTHEEKVRAGDTLATLLTRLGVDDPAAANFIKTDKIARGVMLLKSGKRVQAQTTENGDLNWMRATLVDGTDKSVKNILITRKGDKFVATEVAAQLERRVEMHARKITSTLFAATDSSLDGTRLPDSISAQIVEMFSTNIDFRSDLKRGDSFNVVYETFWQDGEFVRAGRILAGEFTNRGTTYQSVWFEDPASKQGGGYYSFDGKSLKKAFLKSPLEFSRISSGFSMRVHPISGNWKAHKGIDFAAATGTPIRASGDGVVDSVGSQNGYGNVVVLKHWANYSTAYAHMSRFASGLKKGQKVSQGDVIGYVGTTGWSTGAHLHYEFRVGGVAQDPSKLNVQAQAPLTAAELSRFRMVSADMMHRFTLLRPNDTALASR
- the tyrS gene encoding tyrosine--tRNA ligase, whose amino-acid sequence is MEINTTASPTKANAAQTALPLSDRVQEALAITKRGVDELLIESEFAQKLARSEKTGVPLRIKLGLDPTAPDLHLGHTVVLNKMRQLQNLGHQVIFLIGDFTSMIGDPSGRNVTRPPLTKEQIEINAMTYFAQASLVLDASKTEIRYNSEWCDPLGARGIIQLASHYTVARMIERDDFTKRFQGGIPISVHEFLYPLMQGYDSVALKSDLELGGTDQKFNLLVGRELQKQYGQEQQCILTMPLLEGLDGVEKMSKSKNNYIGITEPGNTMFAKLMSISDVMMWRYYELLSWRSIAELAQLKREVEEGRNPRDAKVALAQEIVARFHSQQAAEDALADFVNRSKGGIPEDIPAVTLAGAPLGIPQLLKQAGLCPSTSEAMRKIDQGGVRIDGTVISDKGLQVAAGEFVLQVGKRSFARVTLTA
- the dtd gene encoding D-aminoacyl-tRNA deacylase, coding for MIALLQRVTQAKVDVGGATVGAIDAGLMVLVCAERGDTEKEADALLTKLLGYRVFADEAGKMNRSVTDVAGGLLLVPQFTLAADTKSGTRPSFTPAAAPQDGLRLFTHFVDQARSRHATVQTGQFGADMQVSLTNDGPVTFWLQVNAK
- a CDS encoding YbhB/YbcL family Raf kinase inhibitor-like protein — translated: MKLWSETFRDGGLMPADYAFAEIDPASRVRLAGNRNPHLAWDEVPNGTESLALFCIDSDAPQDARLANRDDQSLPLTALRGDFYHWSLLDLPPAMRSIAAGEFSSGITPRGKAAGTGLRQGINDYTGWFAGDAAMAGDYYGYDGPCPPWNDERIHHYIFRLYALDVPQLALPERFTGQQAHAALYGHILDEAQLVVAYSLNPELALTLKK
- a CDS encoding histidine phosphatase family protein produces the protein MSTTILLIRHGETAWNAGRRLQGHIDIALNEAGLAQAAALGQALADEALAAIIASDLQRAQQTAQAVADVNKLPVQTDTLLRERCYGAFEGLLYADIAARYPHEYAQWQSRQIDAVMPSGERDAESFRQFYARANGAIARWAERYDGQTIAIVAHGGVLECAYREAVGMTLDSPRDFQVKNASVNRFSYADGKLHLVHWGNIEHLSAPAMDELG
- the dusB gene encoding tRNA dihydrouridine synthase DusB, which encodes MQIGPHILRNNVFVAPMAGVTDRPFRQLCKQLGAGYAVSEMAASNPRLWATEKSARRTDHDGEMEPKAVQIAGADPQDLADCARFNVDRGAQIIDINMGCPVKKVCNSWCGSALLQDESLVEKILHAVVNAVDVPVTLKFRTGWNRSNKNALTIARIAEQAGIQMLTLHGRTRADGYKGDAEYETIAAVKASVGIPVVANGDITSPEKARFVLDQTGADAVMIGRAAQGRPWICREIDHFLRTGTLLPAPYVDEVRTLMDEHLRAHYAFYGEFLGVRTARKHIGWYVKDLEGGEAFRQEMNLLESTDAQLLAVDQFFESQWKFGERLQYRLAESSESGLIDTIKPAATAA
- a CDS encoding helix-turn-helix domain-containing protein gives rise to the protein MSKESIQEVVQKSLEDYFNDLGEQQASNIYDMVVLTVEKPILEVVMTRADGNQSHAAQMLGINRNTLRKKLQEHGLL